In a single window of the Debaryomyces hansenii CBS767 chromosome A complete sequence genome:
- a CDS encoding DEHA2A02904p (similar to uniprot|P54783 Saccharomyces cerevisiae YML086c ALO1 D-arabinono-1 4-lactone oxidase), whose translation MRSDIPETLQNFVSTKTVHQTWAKTFFCKPQAIFQPRTVDEIRELVDQARINGKTIMTVGSGHSPSDMTMTKEWLCNLDRFNQVLKKEEFSGPTRNGEGEEVKFVDLTVQAGCRIYELNRYLKENELAIQNLGSISDQSMAGVISTGTHGSTQYHGLVSQQVVSIEIMNSAGKLITCSSMENTQLFKAAMLSLGKIGIITHVTLRTIPKYTIKSKQEIIKFDTLLKNWDTVWLDSEFIRVWWFPYSGNCVCWRASKSSEPLSKPRDSWYGTWFGRKFYESLLWISVHICPHLTPLIEKFVFKNQYGDVETLGHGDVAVQNSVEGLNMDCLFSQFVNEWSTPLSSGQDVLIKLNDVIQTAREQNRFYVHAPIEVRCSNLTYSEKPFVDENDEPSLYPNKKWLAKRDRLSPGPIPGNNLRPYLDNSSNLRYDGDGANVTNDQLTLFINATMYRPFHTNVNSQEWYQLFEDIMTNASGRPHWAKNFIGVNGAHRTDQDLRKQLEFGGKTSYSMKGFNPILKKWFGENLVEYNKVRESMDPDNVFLSGKDWAVRNGILIDV comes from the coding sequence ATGAGGAGTGATATTCCAGAAACATTACAGAATTTTGTGAGTACGAAAACCGTGCACCAGACATGGGCAAAGACATTTTTTTGCAAGCCACAGGCTATTTTTCAACCACGGACGGTGGATGAAATCAGGGAATTAGTGGACCAGGCAAGAATAAATGGGAAAACGATCATGACAGTGGGATCAGGCCATTCTCCCAGTGATATGACGATGACCAAAGAGTGGTTGTGCAATTTAGATAGGTTCAACCAGGTGTTGAAGAAGGAGGAGTTCAGTGGTCCGACTAGAAATGGAGAAGGTGAAGAGGTGAAGTTTGTGGACTTAACGGTGCAAGCGGGGTGCCGTATATACGAGTTGAACCGGTACTTGAAGGAAAACGAGTTGGCGATCCAGAATTTGGGATCCATCAGCGACCAGTCTATGGCGGGGGTGATTTCGACGGGAACGCACGGATCGACTCAGTACCATGGGTTGGTGAGTCAGCAGGTGGTTTCGATTGAGATCATGAATTCTGCTGGGAAGTTGATAACATGTTCGTCGATGGAGAACACTCAGTTGTTTAAGGCGGCCATGCTTTCATTGGGTAAGATTGGGATTATCACGCATGTTACGCTCAGAACTATTCCAAAGTACACCATCAAGTCGAAGCAAGAAATCATCAAGTTCGATActcttttgaaaaattgggACACCGTGTGGTTAGACTCGGAGTTTATCAGGGTGTGGTGGTTTCCATACTCGGGCAATTGTGTTTGTTGGAGGGCTTCGAAGTCGTCCGAGCCATTATCGAAACCAAGAGATTCATGGTATGGCACCTGGTTTGGAAGGAAGTTCTACGAGTCGTTGTTGTGGATCTCGGTCCACATATGTCCTCATTTGACTCCACTCATCGAGAAATTCGTATTCAAGAATCAATACGGCGATGTGGAAACTCTTGGTCATGGTGATGTTGCAGTCCAAAATTCTGTTGAAGGGTTAAATATGGATTGCTTGTTCTCGCAATTTGTCAATGAGTGGTCTACGCCTTTGAGTCTGGGCCAAGATGTCTTGattaaattgaatgatgTGATTCAAACTGCCCGTGAGCAAAACAGATTCTATGTTCACGCTCCAATCGAAGTTAGATGCTCTAATCTTACGTACTCAGAGAAGCCATTTGTGGATGAGAACGATGAGCCTTCATTGTATCCAAATAAAAAGTGGTTAGCTAAAAGAGACAGGCTCAGTCCTGGACCCATTCCAGGTAATAATTTGCGTCCTTACCTTgacaattcttcaaatttgagATATGATGGCGATGGCGCAAATGTGACAAATGATCAATTGACTTTGTTCATTAACGCTACAATGTACAGACCTTTCCACACCAATGTTAATTCCCAAGAGTGGTATCAATTGTTCGAAGATATAATGACAAATGCTAGTGGTAGACCACATTGGGCGAAGAATTTCATCGGTGTAAATGGTGCACATAGAACTGATCAGGATTTGCGAAAACAGCTTGAATTTGGTGGTAAAACTTCGTACAGTATGAAGGGCTTTAatccaatattgaaaaagtgGTTTGGTGAAAACTTGgttgaatataataaagttAGAGAGTCAATGGACCCAGATAACGTCTTTTTAAGTGGTAAAGACTGGGCTGTCAGAAATGGTATTTTAATAGATGTTTGA
- a CDS encoding DEHA2A02860p (highly similar to uniprot|P23639 Saccharomyces cerevisiae YML092C PRE8 20S proteasome beta-type subunit), with protein MADRYSFSLTTFSPSGKLVQIEYALNAVKQGVTTIGIKSANGVVIATERKANSNLLKAESNNKVELITPDIGMSYSGMGPDFRVLVDKARKLAHTNYKRIYNEYPPVKVMVQEIAKVMQESTQSGGIRPFGVSLLVGGYDKHSNSFQLYQVDPSGSYFPWKATAIGKTSVSAKTFLEKRWNENLELEDAIHVSLLALKESVDGELTGENLDIAIVSDSQEHLLGFKGTNVEGPRFRKLSAEEINDRLDAL; from the exons ATGGCTGATAGGTATTCATTCTCATTAACAACATTTTCACCAAG TGGTAAATTGGtacaaattgaatatgcGTTAAATGCAGTTAAACAAGGTGTTACTACCATCGGTATTAAGTCTGCCAATGGGGTTGTGATTGCCACAGAACGTAAAGCCAACTCCAATCTTCTTAAAGCAGAatccaataataaagtGGAATTAATCACGCCAGATATTGGTATGTCATACTCAGGGATGGGGCCAGACTTCCGGGTGCTCGTGGATAAGGCCCGTAAGCTTGCGCACACAAACTACAAAAGAATCTATAATGAATATCCTCCTGTAAAGGTGATGGTGCAAGAAATTGCAAAGGTAATGCAAGAATCGACCCAATCTGGTGGTATCAGGCCATTCGGTGTTTCATTGCTCGTTGGTGGCTACGACAAGCACTCGAATTCTTTCCAATTATATCAGGTTGATCCTTCAGGGAGTTATTTCCCATGGAAGGCCACCGCAATTGGCAAAACCTCTGTTTCCGCTAAAACATTCTTGGAAAAGAGATGGAACgaaaatttagaattgGAAGATGCTATCCACGTTTCTTTGTTGGCATTGAAAGAGTCTGTAGATGGAGAATTAACTGGTGAAAATTTGGACATTGCAATTGTTAGTGATTCCCAAGAACATTTGTTAGGTTTTAAAGGTACTAATGTTGAGGGTCCAAGATTCAGAAAATTGTCTGCGGAAGAAATTAACGATAGATTAGATGCATTATAA
- a CDS encoding DEHA2A02882p (similar to uniprot|Q04500 Saccharomyces cerevisiae YML093W UTP14 Nucleolar protein), with product MARKNTKNKSSSRKRSSQKVLDAFQIAERAENRSEDDSDNRPGDEDDLEVHDGIMDASKFLANKSKDDEGLSDEELDSDEALGSDDDYDILTSKFSQTIRDKEKKRKLNEKKRKRGEYRDSESEDEEEDEGYASIDESQLVTLSQAWDMDEKDAKSLQKSNDNNDLVLDDAWESESSEEESEEESEEESDDDEDIFKSASENENDDEVDLANTVSQLQSQLKKPAKERKRLIAEATDENEFNLPTKGVTLSLQDMISAVDPSVSKDAILIDNEDNSKQKALATPLPKRIQERNERQIAYEITNEDISKWEDTVQQNRQAEVLKFPLNPEIKHNDTATTFRSSNEPSTELEKKIQGILKDSALTDDRKEATFEEIAAAKLSSEELKKRTNELRLMRELMFRDEKRAKRIKKIKSKTYHKIKKKERLRTQEMVEGSDMESDNEDHDMKRAKERMLLKHKTQSKWAKSMIKSGLSKDASNRDDLEEMLRQGEKLRSKQLGYEDGDQSDQDVSDIEDEYAKDDETNETDDINRNKLGKGVLAMDFMKSADKRHKQENLKELELLKKLENGGDLDEFQEDATSINVTKNQGRRVYTPSASSMKSDINEVNQKTLNELRDDESNNLENRLSKKFKVVDNSISNKKPNNLSKDVEEEKKSKASDEAEDVNPWLAGNDSEEAMQKSRKIHKVDKTSSKLSKSAQKISKNKKRSASQRDDEDTIIDMHETLKARDIHDDDNENSNDEDKDDGLMFKQKNLIKQAFAGDDVVREFEKEKRQVVKDEGDKVEDVTLPGWGDWAGGKKKAKKIVRKIDGVVQKDKRKDKNLKDVIINERVNKKNLKYQSSGVPFPYESREQYERALRMPVGQEWTSRETHQKLTMPRIITKQGTVIDPLKAPFK from the coding sequence ATGGCACGTAAGAACACTAAGAATAAGTCTTCTAGTAGGAAGAGAAGTTCCCAAAAGGTTCTTGATGCGTTTCAAATTGCAGAACGTGCAGAAAATAGATCAGAAGATGATTCGGACAATCGTCCGGGAGATGAAGATGACTTAGAAGTACACGATGGGATTATGGATGCTAGTAAATTTTTGGCTAATAAAAGcaaagatgatgaaggaCTCAGTGACGAAGAATTAGACTCGGATGAAGCATTAGGATCTGATGACgattatgatattttaacttcaaaattttccCAAACCATTAGagacaaagaaaagaaaaggaagtTGAAcgaaaagaaaagaaagagagGCGAATATAGAGACAGTGAAAGTGAAgatgaggaagaagatgaagggTATGCAAGTATAGACGAAAGTCAATTGGTTACCTTATCACAAGCATGGGATATGGATGAAAAAGATGCAAAGAGCCTTCAAAAgtctaatgataataatgatctTGTATTGGATGATGCATGGGAATCTGAATCTtccgaagaagaaagtgaagaagaaagtgaggaagaaagtgatgatgatgaagatatctTCAAGTCTGCATCTGAAAATGAGAATGACGACGAGGTTGATTTAGCAAACACCGTATCTCAATTACAATCGCAATTAAAGAAGCCAGccaaagaaagaaaaagattGATTGCTGAGGCTactgatgaaaatgaattcaaCTTGCCAACAAAGGGTGTGACATTATCGTTACAAGATATGATATCGGCGGTTGACCCATCTGTATCGAAAGATGCCATTTTAAtcgataatgaagataatagCAAACAAAAAGCATTAGCTACTCCACTTCCAAAGCGTATacaagaaagaaatgaaagaCAAATCGCTTATGAGATTACCAATGAAGATATCAGTAAATGGGAAGATACGGTCCAACAAAACAGACAGGCCGAAGTATTAAAATTTCCATTGAACCCAGAGATCAAGCATAATGATACCGCTACCACATTCAGATCCTCGAATGAGCCTAGTACAGAAttggagaagaagattcaAGGCATTCTTAAAGACTCTGCATTAACTGATGATAGGAAGGAAGCCACATTCGAAGAGATTGCGGCTGCAAAATTATCTtcagaagaattgaaaaagagaaCTAATGAGTTGAGGTTAATGAGAGAATTAATGTTCCGTGATGAAAAGAGGGCCAAGCGTATtaagaagataaaatcCAAGACATAtcataaaatcaaaaagaaggaaagaTTAAGAACTCAAGAGATGGTTGAGGGGTCTGATATGGAatctgataatgaagatcATGATATGAAGAGAGCCAAAGAGAGGATGTTATTGAAGCATAAAACTCAGTCTAAATGGGCCAAATCAATGATTAAGAGTGGATTATCAAAAGACGCATCAAATAGAGATGACTTGGAAGAAATGTTAAGACaaggtgaaaaattgagaTCTAAGCAATTGGGTTATGAAGATGGAGATCAAAGTGACCAGGACGtttctgatattgaagatgaatatgCCAAGGACGATGAGACCAATGAGACTgatgatataaatagaaataaGTTAGGTAAGGGTGTATTGGCAATGGACTTCATGAAATCGGCCGACAAACGTCacaaacaagaaaatttgaaagaattagaattattaaagaaattagaaaatggTGGTGACTTAGATGAATTTCAAGAAGACGCCACCTCTATTAATGTTACAAAGAATCAAGGTAGAAGAGTCTACACTCCAAGTGCATCATCCATGAAATCCGATATTAATGAAGTCAATCAAAAAACCTTAAACGAACTTAGAGATGATGAATCTAACAACTTAGAGAATAGATTAAGTAAGAAATTTAAAGTGGTggataattcaatttccaataaaaagccaaataatttatctaagGATGTTgaggaagaaaagaaaCTGAAAGCATCTGATGAAGCTGAGGATGTCAATCCTTGGTTAGCAGGCAATGATTCTGAAGAAGCGATGCAGAAGTCTAGAAAGATTCATAAGGTTGACAAAACTTCatctaaattatcaaagTCGGCTCAAAAGATTtctaaaaataaaaagagaAGTGCTTCACAAAgagatgatgaagatacTATAATTGATATGCATGAAACTTTGAAGGCCAGAGATATCcatgatgatgataatgagaattcaaatgatgaagataaggACGATGGACTTATGTTCAAGCAAAAGAACTTAATTAAACAAGCATTCGCGGGGGACGACGTTGTACGAGAATTCgagaaagaaaaaagacAGGTTGTTAAAGATGAAGGTGATAAAGTAGAAGATGTAACATTACCAGGATGGGGTGATTGGGCAGGAGGGAAGAAAAAAGCTAAGAAGATAGTGCGTAAAATTGACGGTGTTGTTCAAAAAGATAAGAGAAAGGATAAGAATTTAAAGGACGTTatcattaatgaaagagTCAACAAAAAGAACTTGAAATACCAATCATCAGGAGTTCCATTCCCTTACGAGTCTAGAGAGCAATACGAAAGAGCTTTGAGAATGCCTGTGGGTCAAGAATGGACTTCTAGAGAGACCCATCAAAAATTGACTATGCCTAGAATCATCACTAAGCAAGGTACCGTTATTGATCCATTAAAAGCGCCATTCAAGTAG
- a CDS encoding DEHA2A02926p (similar to uniprot|P54839 Saccharomyces cerevisiae YML126C ERG13 3-hydroxy-3-methylglutaryl-CoA (HMG-CoA) synthase) has product MTKPQNVGIKGIEVYVPSQCVNQTELEKFDGIAAGKYTIGLGQTNMSYVNDREDIYSLSLTVLSKLIKNFGVDTNQVGRLEVGTETLLDKSKSVKSVLMQLFEGNNDIEGIDTINACYGGTSAVINTVNWIESSSWDGRDGIVVCGDIAIYSKGAARPTGGAGAVALLIGPDAPIVFESTRGSFMEHAYDFYKPDFTSEYPIVDGHFSLACYVKAVDQCYKNYSKKVTKDDNKTVGVFDHFDYNAFHVPTCKLVTKSYARLLYNDYKADPSKFKDLIDEETKKSIDSLTYDQSLVDKNLEKIFVGLAKEQTKTRVQPCLNVPTNTGNMYSASAWASLSSLLYYVGSEQLQNKRIGVFSYGSGLASTLLSVVVKGDISKITKNLDFDHKLSEGRVTRTPEQYLEAIELREKAHLQKSFKPSGSIETLARGTYYLTEIDDKYRRQYNKKD; this is encoded by the coding sequence ATGACTAAACCACAAAACGTAGGTATCAAAGGGATTGAAGTTTATGTTCCTTCACAATGTGTTAACCAAAcagaattagaaaaattcGATGGAATTGCCGCTGGAAAATATACGATTGGGTTAGGACAAACCAATATGTCATATGTCAACGACAGAGAAGATATTTACTCCTTGTCATTGACAGTCTTATCtaaattgatcaagaaCTTCGGAGTTGACACCAACCAAGTTGGTAGATTGGAAGTAGGTACCGAGACGTTGTTGGACAAATCCAAGTCGGTGAAGTCTGTGTTGATGCAATTATTCGAAGGAAACAACGATATTGAAGGGATTGACACGATCAATGCGTGTTATGGGGGTACATCTGCTGTGATTAATACGGTCAACTGGATCGAGTCGTCTTCGTGGGATGGAAGAGATGGTATTGTTGTCTGTGGTGACATTGCCATCTATTCGAAGGGAGCCGCTAGACCTACCGGGGGTGCTGGTGCCGTTGCGTTGTTGATTGGGCCAGATGCACCAATTGTGTTTGAATCCACCAGGGGCTCGTTTATGGAACACGCTTACGATTTCTACAAGCCAGATTTCACTTCTGAATACCCTATAGTCGACGGACACTTTTCGTTAGCATGTTACGTCAAGGCTGTTGACCAGTGTTACAAGAACTACTCCAAGAAGGTTACCAAGGATGACAATAAGACTGTTGGTGTTTTCGACCATTTTGACTACAACGCGTTCCACGTCCCAACCTGTAAGTTGGTCACCAAGTCGTACGCCAGATTATTGTACAATGACTACAAAGCGGACCCATCTAAGTTTAAGGACTtgattgatgaagaaaccaAGAAATCAATCGATAGCTTAACTTACGACCAATCTTTGGTTGACAAGAACTTGGAAAAGATCTTTGTTGGATTAGCCAAGGAACAAACCAAGACCAGAGTTCAACCATGTTTGAATGTTCCAACCAACACCGGTAACATGTATTCTGCATCCGCATGGGCTTCGTTATCCTCATTATTGTACTATGTTGGTTCCGAACAATTGCAAAACAAAAGAATCGGTGTCTTCTCATACGGTTCTGGTTTAGCCTCCACCTTATTGTCTGTTGTTGTTAAGGGTGATATTTCTAAAATCACCAAGAATTTGGACTTCGACCACAAATTGTCTGAAGGTAGAGTTACTAGAACCCCAGAGCAATATCTTGAAGCTATCGAATTAAGAGAAAAGGCTCATTTACAAAAGTCATTCAAGCCATCTGGTAGTATCGAAACTCTCGCTAGGGGTACGTACTATTTGACTGAAATCGATGATAAGTACAGAagacaatataataaaaaggATTAA
- a CDS encoding DEHA2A02948p (no similarity), whose protein sequence is MVRYILMVNSKQIEWNLEQLLVPVTCGNDCEIFHVPKWKQATIEKELFCGSNVRDCLGSQSIATKIFAIFRALQMAQHILYVK, encoded by the coding sequence ATGGTCAGGTATATATTGATGGTTAATAGCAAGCAAATAGAATGGAATTTGGAACAATTATTAGTACCGGTCACGTGTGGAAATGATTGTGAAATATTCCATGTTCCTAAATGGAAGCAAGCAACCATTGAAAAGGAGTTATTTTGTGGTTCAAATGTAAGGGATTGTCTTGGGAGTCAGTCAATTGCTACGaaaatttttgcaattttcaGGGCTTTGCAAATGGCACAACACATTTTATATGTCAAATAG